A window from Pseudobutyrivibrio ruminis HUN009 encodes these proteins:
- a CDS encoding ROK family transcriptional regulator yields the protein MKKVKEVAGNNTSDLTEMNRSAIVRILQQREVCTRAEIAKMMGLTQASITKLVAYLIDMGIVSEVGIVKGNGNRRSIGLRLNAEKNLVLGVKFSRHVFAIGVFDISGKLYTQSETEFSLDENTGKVLTAMKDQIRKLLDEYENVVAIGLALPGPYLRKEGRIAMVTRMPSWHNINFIDEFKNEFDKPVFIEQDANAGALAEWWFGDHGRPLSSLTYFLVGEGVGSGVVDHDSLLLGYQGIASEVGHISIDFNGSTCECGNKGCLELYCSTMALLKKAEKELPELFKEKYENRSEAVARIVEAARKGNEKAIRVLQEIATYIGYGCVTLINAYDPEIIVIGDSVSQGDEFLLPTIKKIVEERTIPEVSSKVRIEISRLKVDPTLYGAAAIATDRVLRKPSEYLASN from the coding sequence ATGAAAAAAGTCAAAGAAGTTGCAGGCAATAATACAAGCGATTTAACAGAAATGAATCGTTCGGCTATTGTACGAATCCTTCAGCAACGAGAGGTTTGTACCAGAGCAGAGATTGCTAAGATGATGGGCCTTACACAGGCATCTATCACAAAGCTTGTAGCCTATCTGATAGATATGGGTATCGTATCAGAGGTTGGCATTGTGAAGGGAAATGGAAATAGACGTTCCATTGGCCTTCGATTGAATGCCGAAAAGAATCTGGTACTTGGTGTTAAGTTCTCCAGACATGTATTTGCTATCGGAGTTTTCGATATATCCGGAAAGCTTTACACACAAAGCGAAACAGAGTTCAGCCTGGATGAAAATACAGGCAAGGTTCTGACGGCCATGAAAGACCAGATAAGAAAGCTTCTTGATGAATATGAAAATGTAGTAGCCATTGGTCTTGCTCTTCCAGGTCCATATCTTAGAAAAGAAGGACGAATTGCAATGGTCACACGAATGCCAAGCTGGCACAACATCAACTTCATTGATGAGTTCAAAAATGAATTTGATAAGCCAGTATTCATAGAGCAGGATGCCAATGCGGGAGCGTTAGCAGAGTGGTGGTTCGGTGATCATGGAAGACCACTTAGTTCACTTACTTATTTCTTGGTTGGTGAAGGTGTTGGATCGGGAGTAGTTGATCACGACAGTCTTTTACTTGGATATCAGGGAATTGCCAGTGAGGTTGGTCATATCAGCATCGACTTTAACGGAAGCACTTGTGAGTGTGGAAATAAAGGATGCTTGGAGCTTTATTGCTCAACAATGGCACTTTTGAAAAAAGCTGAAAAGGAATTGCCTGAGCTGTTTAAAGAAAAATATGAGAACAGATCAGAGGCTGTTGCAAGAATAGTTGAAGCAGCAAGAAAGGGCAATGAAAAAGCTATTAGGGTTTTACAGGAAATTGCAACATACATTGGATATGGATGCGTAACATTGATAAACGCATACGATCCAGAAATTATAGTTATTGGTGATAGCGTATCGCAAGGAGATGAATTTCTTTTACCAACAATCAAAAAGATTGTAGAGGAAAGAACAATTCCAGAAGTTAGTAGCAAAGTAAGAATAGAGATATCTAGATTAAAAGTAGATCCTACTCTTTACGGTGCAGCGGCAATTGCTACAGACAGGGTTTTAAGAAAACCAAGCGAGTATTTGGCATCAAATTAG
- a CDS encoding MarR family winged helix-turn-helix transcriptional regulator, protein MLEEALTEVYTKFKVHFYQEMFKKLHSRETSLTIVELFCVEIIYVLRNPTVKEFAEFIGISSPNAAYKIACLIDKGYIEKVQSEKDRREFHLHVTDKYLEYLNLSEGYVKTVAERAEERFTEERIETLNDILNDMSDFLMKEVDIPKYRRSEEE, encoded by the coding sequence ATGTTAGAAGAAGCACTTACAGAGGTTTACACCAAGTTTAAAGTTCACTTTTACCAGGAGATGTTCAAAAAGCTTCATTCCAGAGAAACATCACTTACAATCGTAGAGCTTTTTTGCGTAGAGATTATCTATGTACTTAGAAATCCAACTGTAAAAGAGTTCGCAGAATTTATTGGTATTTCTTCACCAAATGCTGCATATAAGATTGCTTGCTTAATTGATAAGGGGTACATTGAAAAGGTTCAGTCTGAAAAGGATAGAAGAGAGTTCCATCTTCATGTTACAGACAAATACCTTGAGTATTTAAATCTCTCAGAAGGCTATGTTAAGACAGTAGCTGAAAGAGCAGAAGAGCGTTTCACAGAAGAACGCATTGAAACATTAAATGATATCCTTAACGATATGTCAGATTTCCTTATGAAGGAAGTAGATATTCCAAAGTATCGTAGAAGTGAAGAAGAATAA
- a CDS encoding GNAT family N-acetyltransferase produces MIIRTATIDNLADISAVEAECFPPAEAATIDEFKERLEHYANHFWLMFDDDKLIAFVDGFCTDEPDLTDEMYAKANMHSEEGAWQMIFGVNTLPEYRKQGFAGELIKQAISDAKFQGRKGLVLTCKDKLIHYYSMFGFVNEGISESIHGNVTWYQMRLTL; encoded by the coding sequence ATGATAATTAGAACTGCAACTATAGATAATTTAGCAGATATTTCTGCAGTTGAAGCCGAATGCTTCCCACCTGCAGAAGCAGCTACTATAGATGAATTTAAAGAAAGACTCGAGCATTATGCCAATCACTTCTGGCTTATGTTTGATGATGACAAGCTTATAGCTTTCGTAGATGGCTTTTGCACTGATGAGCCTGACCTTACCGATGAAATGTATGCTAAAGCAAATATGCATAGCGAAGAAGGTGCATGGCAAATGATCTTTGGCGTAAATACTCTTCCAGAATATAGAAAACAAGGCTTTGCGGGAGAACTTATTAAACAAGCCATTTCGGATGCTAAATTCCAAGGTCGTAAAGGCCTCGTCCTTACTTGTAAAGATAAACTCATACATTACTATTCTATGTTTGGATTTGTGAATGAAGGCATAAGTGAATCGATTCACGGTAATGTTACCTGGTACCAAATGAGGTTAACTCTATGA
- the fabZ gene encoding 3-hydroxyacyl-ACP dehydratase FabZ — MELSCSEIQEILPHRYPFLMVDKITECEPGVYAKGIKCVSANEMHFMGHFPGHPVMPGVLIIEALAQVGAVALLTEEENKGKLAFFGGIKNARFKQQVEPGDVLQLECKLTSRKGPVGFGEAVAYVNEKIAAKAEISFALGD, encoded by the coding sequence ATGGAACTTAGCTGTTCAGAAATTCAGGAAATATTACCACATAGATATCCATTTTTGATGGTGGACAAAATCACAGAATGCGAACCCGGGGTATATGCCAAGGGAATCAAATGCGTATCTGCAAATGAGATGCATTTCATGGGGCATTTCCCAGGACATCCAGTTATGCCAGGAGTTCTTATAATAGAAGCATTGGCACAGGTAGGCGCAGTTGCGCTTTTAACAGAAGAGGAAAATAAGGGGAAGCTTGCATTTTTCGGTGGAATCAAGAATGCAAGGTTTAAGCAACAGGTTGAACCAGGTGATGTTTTACAATTGGAATGTAAGCTAACGTCAAGAAAAGGCCCTGTGGGATTTGGGGAAGCTGTGGCTTATGTGAATGAAAAAATTGCCGCTAAAGCAGAAATTTCCTTTGCGTTAGGTGATTAA
- a CDS encoding GDSL-type esterase/lipase family protein codes for MKKLILFGDSNTYGYDPRGFLGGRYPTEVRWTTHIKAALKDNYEVIEEGMNGRMLPELGYGYFTTTIQNLTKEDVFVMMLGTNDILLTNHPDVDATLQRLDSILAYVNQNCLARFILIAPPYISASDSEMELYHDCSVKMNEGYMKLAKEHNINAIDAGKWNIEMGYDRVHFSIDGHKKFAESLLEFLSRIL; via the coding sequence ATGAAAAAACTAATTCTGTTTGGAGATTCAAATACATATGGCTATGATCCTAGAGGCTTCTTGGGTGGTAGATATCCTACAGAAGTTCGCTGGACTACTCATATAAAAGCAGCCCTAAAAGATAACTATGAAGTCATCGAGGAAGGCATGAATGGCCGAATGTTGCCAGAGTTAGGCTACGGCTATTTCACAACAACCATTCAAAATCTAACTAAAGAAGATGTCTTTGTTATGATGCTTGGTACCAATGATATTCTACTTACAAATCATCCAGATGTAGACGCTACACTTCAAAGACTTGATAGCATTCTTGCTTATGTTAATCAAAACTGCCTGGCTAGATTTATCCTGATTGCACCACCATACATAAGCGCATCAGATTCTGAAATGGAACTATACCATGACTGCAGCGTAAAAATGAATGAAGGCTATATGAAACTAGCAAAAGAGCATAACATAAATGCTATCGATGCTGGAAAATGGAATATAGAGATGGGTTACGACAGAGTTCATTTTTCAATTGATGGACATAAAAAGTTTGCCGAATCTCTATTGGAATTTTTATCTAGAATATTGTGA
- a CDS encoding carbohydrate kinase family protein: MEKKIDVVALGELLIDMTNNGVSENNNDLFEANPGGAPCNVLAMLKRFGHEVNFIGKVGDDIFGRKLKATLEEVGIGTDNLLMDKDVRTTLAFVETFPDGDRDFSFYRNPGADMMLRKDEVDTELIKNTKVFHFGTLSMTHELPREATIFALEEAKKNGAIITFDPNLREPLWNSLDEAKEQILCGMKYADYLKISDNEIQWLTGEQDYTAGVHKIREQFNIPLITVSLGKEGSRAYYQPEGKDEIIVEVDSFLSPETIETTGAGDTFCGCIIHYLLEYGIYELDENRLKEMLTVANAAASLITRVKGALRVMPSLDKVNELAKSR, encoded by the coding sequence GTGGAAAAGAAAATTGACGTTGTGGCATTGGGAGAACTCCTTATAGATATGACTAACAACGGAGTATCAGAAAATAATAATGACTTGTTTGAGGCAAATCCAGGAGGAGCACCATGTAACGTACTTGCTATGCTTAAACGATTTGGCCACGAAGTTAATTTTATTGGTAAGGTAGGAGATGACATTTTTGGTAGAAAGCTGAAGGCTACACTTGAGGAAGTTGGTATTGGGACAGATAATCTTTTAATGGATAAGGATGTTCGTACTACACTTGCTTTTGTAGAGACTTTCCCAGATGGAGATAGAGATTTCTCATTCTACAGAAACCCAGGAGCAGATATGATGCTCAGAAAGGACGAAGTAGATACAGAGCTAATCAAGAATACAAAAGTTTTCCATTTTGGAACACTTTCAATGACCCACGAATTGCCAAGAGAGGCTACAATTTTTGCTCTTGAAGAGGCAAAGAAAAATGGTGCCATCATCACATTTGATCCAAACCTAAGAGAACCCCTTTGGAACAGCTTGGATGAGGCAAAAGAGCAGATTTTATGTGGCATGAAATACGCTGATTATCTTAAAATATCAGATAATGAAATCCAGTGGCTTACTGGAGAACAGGATTATACAGCAGGTGTGCACAAAATCAGAGAGCAGTTCAATATCCCGCTTATAACTGTTTCTTTGGGCAAGGAAGGAAGCCGTGCATACTATCAGCCAGAAGGCAAGGATGAAATCATCGTAGAGGTTGATTCATTCTTATCACCAGAAACAATCGAAACAACTGGTGCAGGTGATACATTCTGCGGCTGTATAATTCATTATTTATTGGAGTATGGTATATACGAATTAGATGAAAATAGATTAAAGGAAATGCTTACAGTGGCAAACGCTGCAGCATCTCTGATTACAAGAGTTAAAGGCGCACTTAGGGTAATGCCATCATTAGATAAGGTTAATGAATTGGCTAAATCAAGGTGA
- the mmsA gene encoding multiple monosaccharide ABC transporter ATP-binding protein, whose product MENNSFILQMQGITKEFPGVKALDDVNLSVKEGTIHAICGENGAGKSTLMKVLSGVYPYGTYDGDIVYMGQVMKFKNIKESESAGIAIIHQELTMIPELSITENIFMGNEIIKKGMIDWAEEKRRTYDILKKVGLSINPDVLIKHLGVGQQQLVEIAKALSKNVKLLILDEPTSALNEADSENLLNLMIDLKNKGITCIMISHKLNEIAAVSDAVTVIRDGHTVESYDVEAGKVDEDKIIKAMVGRSIENRYPEHEPNIGEVIFEVKDWCVEDPDVEGRMVCKNASFNVRAGEIVGFAGLMGAGRTELMRSLFGRNYGIYRGGSIKIKGREVKLTSVESAIKNGLAYVPEDRKNLGLNLLDSIRKTVVAADLDKITKHGLLDINDEKKAAEEYRNSLKIKTSNVDAGVTTLSGGNQQKVVLSKWMFTEPDILILDEPTRGIDVGAKYEIYKLIHQLADDGKAVILVSSELPELLGMADRIYTIFEGTITGELDSSEANQEGLMKRMTITSN is encoded by the coding sequence ATGGAAAACAATTCTTTTATCCTGCAAATGCAAGGGATTACAAAAGAATTTCCGGGTGTAAAAGCACTTGATGATGTAAACCTCTCAGTGAAAGAAGGCACAATTCATGCAATCTGCGGTGAGAATGGTGCTGGTAAATCTACACTGATGAAGGTTTTATCGGGGGTTTATCCTTATGGCACATATGATGGCGACATCGTTTATATGGGCCAAGTGATGAAATTCAAAAACATCAAGGAATCAGAAAGCGCTGGAATAGCAATTATTCACCAGGAGCTGACAATGATTCCAGAATTGTCCATTACAGAAAACATCTTTATGGGAAATGAAATCATAAAGAAGGGCATGATTGATTGGGCAGAAGAAAAAAGAAGAACCTACGATATTCTTAAAAAAGTAGGTCTTTCAATTAATCCAGATGTGCTAATTAAACACTTAGGTGTTGGTCAGCAGCAGTTGGTAGAAATTGCAAAGGCACTTTCTAAAAACGTAAAGCTTTTAATCTTGGACGAGCCAACATCAGCATTGAATGAGGCTGATTCAGAAAACTTACTTAACCTTATGATTGACCTTAAGAATAAGGGCATCACATGTATCATGATTTCTCACAAGCTAAACGAAATCGCTGCGGTATCAGATGCTGTTACAGTTATTCGAGATGGTCACACCGTAGAAAGCTACGACGTTGAAGCAGGTAAGGTTGATGAAGATAAAATCATCAAAGCAATGGTTGGTCGTTCGATTGAGAATAGATATCCAGAGCACGAACCAAATATTGGAGAAGTTATCTTCGAAGTAAAGGATTGGTGTGTTGAGGATCCAGATGTTGAAGGCAGAATGGTTTGTAAGAATGCAAGCTTCAATGTAAGAGCCGGTGAAATCGTTGGATTCGCAGGACTTATGGGTGCCGGTAGAACAGAGCTTATGCGCTCACTATTCGGTAGAAATTATGGAATTTATAGAGGCGGTTCAATCAAAATCAAAGGCCGCGAGGTAAAGCTCACATCCGTTGAGTCAGCAATAAAGAATGGACTTGCTTATGTTCCAGAGGATAGAAAAAACTTAGGTTTAAATCTTTTGGATTCAATCAGAAAGACAGTTGTTGCAGCTGATTTGGACAAAATCACAAAGCATGGTCTTCTTGATATAAATGATGAAAAGAAAGCAGCAGAAGAGTATCGTAATTCTCTTAAAATCAAGACATCAAATGTAGATGCTGGAGTAACAACACTTTCAGGTGGTAATCAGCAAAAGGTTGTTTTATCAAAGTGGATGTTTACAGAACCAGATATTTTGATTCTTGATGAACCTACAAGAGGTATTGACGTAGGTGCTAAATACGAAATTTACAAATTGATTCATCAGCTTGCAGATGATGGTAAGGCAGTAATCCTGGTGTCATCTGAATTGCCAGAGCTTCTTGGAATGGCAGATAGAATTTACACAATCTTTGAGGGAACCATCACAGGCGAACTTGATAGCAGTGAAGCTAACCAGGAAGGCTTAATGAAGAGGATGACAATTACTTCAAACTAG
- a CDS encoding sugar ABC transporter permease: MKYLKQVLGQDLRQYTMVVALAALIIIFNIISGGRMLTSSNFQNLISGNAYVLILALGMLMVIVIGQIDLSVGSVAGFAGMVMALVAKNYNVPWWAAVLIAIAIGILAGAWHGFFLAQLGIPGFITTLGGMMIFRGGVIWISHSISVPAPEQLKWFGAGYLPEWGPTFTGMNNSTLLLGIIGIVCYIVAQLRKYKHSGDGNGTKDPLWAVIVRIALMTLLIGYFTWLFGSGRVGTSFPVPGLILLLLTIVYHVITQRTKFGRHVYAVGGNKAAAALSGVNVKKTYFLTMVNMSLLASIAGILFVGRSTAAGPADGTSWEMDAIASVFIGGAAVSGGVGTILATIVGGLVMAVLNNGLMLMGVGADKTQVIKGFVLLAAVAFDVYNKKSGKSSIIGRVFGGNKKAAN, from the coding sequence ATGAAATACTTAAAACAGGTATTAGGCCAGGATTTGCGCCAATACACAATGGTTGTTGCGTTAGCTGCTTTGATTATTATTTTCAACATTATTTCTGGTGGAAGAATGCTTACTTCTTCAAACTTCCAGAATTTGATTTCAGGTAATGCATACGTACTTATTTTAGCTCTCGGTATGTTAATGGTTATCGTTATCGGTCAGATTGATTTGTCAGTCGGTTCCGTAGCTGGTTTCGCAGGAATGGTTATGGCACTTGTTGCTAAGAACTATAACGTTCCTTGGTGGGCAGCAGTTCTTATCGCAATTGCGATAGGTATCTTAGCTGGTGCATGGCACGGTTTCTTCCTTGCACAGCTTGGTATTCCAGGATTCATCACAACACTTGGTGGCATGATGATTTTCCGTGGTGGTGTTATTTGGATTTCTCATTCAATCTCAGTTCCTGCTCCAGAGCAGTTAAAGTGGTTCGGCGCTGGATACTTACCAGAATGGGGACCTACATTCACAGGCATGAATAACTCAACACTTTTACTTGGAATTATTGGTATTGTTTGCTACATAGTAGCTCAGCTTAGAAAGTATAAGCACTCAGGTGATGGCAATGGCACAAAGGATCCACTTTGGGCTGTAATCGTAAGAATCGCTCTTATGACATTACTTATTGGTTACTTTACATGGTTATTTGGTTCAGGACGTGTTGGTACATCATTCCCTGTTCCAGGACTTATCCTACTTTTACTTACAATTGTTTATCACGTCATTACACAGCGTACAAAGTTTGGTCGTCACGTATATGCAGTAGGTGGTAACAAGGCCGCAGCTGCTCTTTCAGGTGTAAATGTTAAAAAGACATACTTCCTTACAATGGTAAACATGTCACTTTTAGCATCAATTGCAGGTATTCTTTTTGTAGGTCGTTCTACAGCAGCTGGTCCTGCTGATGGAACATCATGGGAAATGGATGCAATCGCTTCAGTATTCATCGGTGGTGCTGCAGTATCAGGTGGTGTTGGTACAATTCTTGCAACAATCGTCGGTGGTCTTGTAATGGCAGTTCTTAACAACGGTCTTATGCTTATGGGTGTTGGTGCCGACAAGACACAGGTTATTAAGGGCTTCGTTCTTTTAGCTGCTGTAGCATTTGATGTTTACAACAAGAAGAGCGGAAAGAGCTCAATCATTGGCAGAGTATTTGGGGGAAATAAAAAAGCTGCCAACTAA
- a CDS encoding sugar-binding protein, whose translation MKKRTLLSMAMVATMTVATFAGCGGSREGTTEETATTETEATTEEASADTAATTDMPGFEEGATIGISLPWLGTQNWKEAEEMFTTQLEEAGYTPLVQAADNKVTQQQQQIESMIENGAKVIVVGPVDGSQLGSVLEQAKEAGVYVIGYDRLLENTTGVDGVVQFGSVKTGELQAQALLQGLEEQKGEAPYNIELFGGGPADPNAPNFFKGAMSVLQPKIDDGTLVVVSGQTDFTQCATVDWDNAKAQSRMDSLLSGFYSDKEIDGVLCPNDGIARACITSCENAGQDIPVVSGLDAENESVEWVWQGRQYSTVAKPTEDLVAKTIEIIDSLQAGNGMPATEVTADNGVIEVPVYELPPVVVTKDNEKEVFANDPSRLELLK comes from the coding sequence ATGAAAAAAAGAACATTATTGTCAATGGCAATGGTGGCAACTATGACAGTTGCAACATTCGCAGGCTGTGGGGGAAGTAGAGAGGGAACTACAGAAGAAACAGCTACAACAGAAACAGAGGCAACAACAGAAGAGGCTTCAGCTGATACAGCTGCAACAACTGATATGCCTGGTTTCGAAGAGGGAGCAACAATTGGTATTTCTCTTCCATGGCTTGGAACTCAGAACTGGAAAGAAGCTGAGGAGATGTTTACAACACAGCTTGAAGAAGCTGGTTACACTCCACTTGTACAGGCTGCAGATAACAAGGTTACTCAGCAGCAACAGCAGATTGAGTCTATGATTGAGAATGGTGCAAAGGTTATCGTTGTAGGTCCTGTAGATGGTTCACAGCTTGGTTCAGTACTTGAGCAGGCTAAGGAAGCTGGCGTATACGTAATCGGATATGATCGTCTTCTTGAGAACACAACAGGTGTTGATGGTGTAGTTCAGTTCGGTTCTGTAAAGACTGGTGAGCTTCAGGCTCAGGCTCTTTTACAGGGTCTTGAGGAGCAGAAGGGTGAGGCTCCATACAACATCGAGCTTTTCGGTGGTGGTCCTGCTGATCCTAACGCACCAAACTTCTTCAAGGGTGCTATGTCAGTACTTCAGCCAAAGATTGATGATGGAACACTTGTAGTTGTATCTGGTCAGACAGACTTTACACAGTGTGCAACTGTTGATTGGGACAATGCTAAGGCACAGTCAAGAATGGATTCACTTCTTTCAGGATTCTATTCAGACAAGGAAATCGACGGTGTTCTTTGCCCTAACGATGGTATTGCAAGAGCATGTATCACATCATGCGAGAATGCTGGTCAGGATATCCCAGTAGTATCTGGTCTTGATGCTGAGAACGAGTCAGTTGAGTGGGTATGGCAGGGACGTCAGTACTCTACAGTTGCTAAGCCAACAGAAGATCTTGTTGCTAAGACAATCGAAATCATCGATTCACTTCAGGCTGGTAACGGTATGCCTGCTACAGAAGTAACAGCAGACAATGGTGTAATCGAAGTTCCAGTATATGAGCTTCCACCAGTAGTAGTTACAAAGGACAACGAGAAGGAAGTATTCGCAAATGATCCTTCACGTTTAGAGTTATTAAAGTAA
- a CDS encoding Cof-type HAD-IIB family hydrolase, protein MTYKIVFCDVDGTLLNKEHRLLDSTLKSIKALQEKNLPFVIVTARGPSGIYPIFKRYKFVCPMVCFSGGLIIDYNGQVLYSNGFTKGTAKKLINFIEKENLGCTWNIYSMDNWIVKDRADERVAREESIVEAQASEGNVDSLPEGAEIGKILCMCNPAHTVEIENRLKKEFPCLSIVRSSDILIEIMNKNISKGESIEFLCKKWDIDIKETVAFGDHFNDLEMLEKVGKPFLMENAPQELKERIGNVTFSNDADGIYHGLKQIGLVD, encoded by the coding sequence ATGACTTACAAAATTGTGTTCTGTGATGTGGATGGCACATTACTTAATAAAGAACATAGATTATTGGATAGTACCTTAAAGTCCATAAAAGCTTTACAGGAAAAAAATCTGCCATTTGTAATTGTTACCGCCAGGGGACCTTCTGGTATTTATCCAATATTTAAAAGATACAAGTTTGTATGCCCAATGGTTTGTTTTAGTGGAGGCCTTATCATTGATTACAATGGTCAGGTGCTATACTCAAATGGATTTACAAAGGGCACAGCAAAAAAGCTTATAAACTTCATAGAAAAAGAGAATCTTGGCTGTACATGGAATATCTATTCTATGGACAATTGGATCGTCAAAGACCGTGCTGACGAAAGAGTGGCAAGGGAAGAATCTATAGTTGAGGCACAGGCATCAGAAGGCAATGTGGATAGCTTGCCTGAAGGTGCAGAAATAGGAAAAATCCTATGCATGTGCAACCCCGCTCATACTGTAGAAATTGAAAATAGACTAAAAAAAGAATTCCCATGCCTATCTATAGTTCGTTCGTCAGATATTCTTATTGAAATTATGAATAAAAACATTTCTAAAGGAGAAAGTATTGAATTTCTCTGCAAGAAATGGGATATTGATATTAAGGAAACGGTAGCATTCGGAGATCATTTCAATGACCTTGAAATGCTTGAAAAGGTGGGGAAACCTTTCTTGATGGAGAATGCTCCACAGGAGCTAAAAGAACGAATCGGAAATGTTACTTTTAGCAATGATGCTGATGGAATATATCATGGTTTGAAGCAAATAGGACTAGTTGATTAA
- a CDS encoding AGE family epimerase/isomerase: MERYELDSAENKAFVREMRNSLLSFGHRFPSPGGGSYYLGDDGTPWKDRPRETWITSRMCHVYSLGAMLGHEGSEALADAALKGLAGELHDDEHGGWYAGLTADGEVLPNKQCYAHGFVILAASSALLAKRPGAKELLEDALAVYDKFFWNEELGLSADTWNTEFTVCDDYRGINANMHTVEAFLAAADALKNENYRVRAGRIINHVVNWARENNWRIPEHFTSDWKPDLQCNKDKPDDQFKPYGATPGHGIEWARLITQWAVSTYGKYDNENAKDYIVIAEKLYNRAVEDGWNADGEPGICYTTDWNGKPVVHDRMHWTLAEAINTSAVLYRVTGNEKYKEDYAAFMEYLDEKVYDKATGSWFHQLDEHNNVIGTVWPGKSDIYHALQATMIPYNDLVGVSIASAVARGNS; the protein is encoded by the coding sequence ATGGAACGATACGAACTTGATTCAGCTGAAAACAAAGCCTTTGTCAGAGAGATGAGGAATAGTCTGTTGTCATTTGGACACAGATTTCCTTCTCCTGGCGGAGGCTCTTATTATTTAGGAGATGATGGAACTCCTTGGAAGGACCGTCCAAGAGAAACCTGGATTACTAGCCGAATGTGCCATGTCTATAGTTTGGGGGCTATGCTTGGCCACGAGGGAAGTGAAGCCCTTGCAGATGCGGCGTTAAAGGGATTGGCTGGTGAATTGCATGACGATGAACATGGTGGTTGGTATGCAGGACTGACTGCAGATGGAGAGGTGCTTCCAAACAAGCAGTGCTATGCCCACGGTTTCGTGATACTTGCAGCAAGCAGTGCACTTTTGGCAAAGCGGCCGGGAGCAAAGGAACTTCTAGAGGATGCACTAGCTGTCTATGACAAATTCTTTTGGAATGAGGAATTGGGATTATCTGCAGATACCTGGAATACAGAGTTTACAGTCTGCGATGACTACAGAGGCATCAATGCAAATATGCACACCGTAGAAGCATTTCTTGCAGCAGCTGATGCATTGAAAAATGAGAACTATCGCGTTCGCGCAGGCAGGATTATCAATCATGTTGTGAATTGGGCAAGGGAAAACAACTGGAGAATCCCTGAACATTTTACAAGCGATTGGAAGCCTGATTTGCAGTGCAATAAAGATAAGCCAGATGACCAGTTCAAACCATATGGTGCCACACCAGGCCACGGAATTGAATGGGCTAGGCTTATCACGCAATGGGCAGTTTCTACATATGGTAAATACGATAATGAAAATGCAAAGGACTATATCGTAATTGCAGAGAAGCTTTACAACAGAGCTGTAGAAGATGGATGGAATGCAGACGGCGAACCAGGCATTTGCTACACCACCGATTGGAATGGCAAGCCTGTAGTTCACGACAGAATGCACTGGACGCTGGCAGAAGCAATAAATACATCTGCAGTTTTATATCGCGTCACAGGAAATGAAAAATACAAAGAAGATTACGCTGCTTTCATGGAATATTTGGATGAAAAGGTATACGACAAGGCCACTGGCTCTTGGTTCCACCAGCTCGATGAGCACAACAACGTAATCGGAACAGTATGGCCAGGTAAATCCGACATCTACCACGCATTGCAAGCAACTATGATTCCATACAATGACTTGGTGGGAGTGTCCATTGCCAGCGCAGTAGCTAGAGGCAATAGCTAG